One region of Roseicitreum antarcticum genomic DNA includes:
- a CDS encoding LysR family transcriptional regulator: MQLRQLRYLVEIADCGSQTDAARRLNMSQPALGLQIRALEDELGVALFVRRSRGMEPTSAGKDLIARARDILERVAQAQNALKAYASPSLHRLRLGAAPTPGALLIPGLLTSLAIEKQIHIDLREGLSADLITQLQQGNIDMALCYDPNPHKDLRIEPLLHDDLVLIGPPGRIGTNASAIEFGDLGRFPLILDTPNQITRAVIDRLAQRENVSLQIKLELESVSMKREFLISMDCFSIVPLGLFRGAIDAGQFDWAQITTPPISRTLCLLSRSGMLQSDYLAIRSALTPAIRHWIECGNVNWRALDPPC, translated from the coding sequence GTCAACTAAGGTATCTTGTCGAGATCGCCGATTGTGGAAGTCAGACCGATGCTGCGCGCCGCCTGAATATGTCCCAACCCGCGCTGGGCTTGCAGATCCGCGCTTTGGAGGATGAATTGGGGGTGGCGTTGTTCGTCCGGCGCAGCCGCGGCATGGAACCAACCTCTGCCGGAAAGGACCTGATCGCGCGCGCGCGCGATATTCTGGAACGTGTCGCGCAGGCCCAAAACGCACTGAAGGCCTATGCCAGTCCGTCGCTGCATCGCTTGCGCCTTGGTGCAGCCCCCACCCCGGGCGCCTTGTTGATCCCGGGATTGCTCACATCCTTGGCCATAGAAAAACAGATTCACATAGATCTACGCGAAGGACTATCCGCTGACCTGATAACCCAACTGCAGCAGGGCAATATTGATATGGCGCTTTGCTATGATCCGAATCCCCACAAAGATTTGCGCATAGAACCGCTGTTGCACGATGATCTGGTCCTTATCGGTCCGCCGGGGCGCATCGGCACCAATGCTTCAGCGATAGAATTCGGTGATCTCGGGCGCTTTCCACTTATTCTGGACACGCCAAACCAGATTACCCGAGCAGTGATTGACCGCCTTGCGCAGCGCGAAAATGTATCGCTGCAGATAAAGTTGGAGCTTGAATCGGTAAGCATGAAACGCGAATTCCTGATATCAATGGATTGCTTCTCTATCGTCCCACTCGGGCTGTTTCGCGGCGCGATTGATGCAGGTCAGTTTGACTGGGCGCAGATCACCACCCCCCCCATCAGCCGAACCCTTTGTCTTTTAAGTCGAAGCGGCATGCTGCAATCCGACTATCTTGCAATTCGCTCTGCACTGACGCCTGCTATTCGTCACTGGATCGAGTGCGGCAACGTCAATTGGCGTGCACTTGATCCCCCTTGTTGA
- a CDS encoding FCD domain-containing protein has product MMEQRMTSGNLGPASSATSKSDTSGSRDVLTRLRTDIISSVFEPETRLKFADMTKRYDVGIGTLREALSQLSSEGFVTVEAGKGFKVSPVSAEELIEITDHFISFESRAVREAIAHGGEDWEANIVSVHHRLSLIEGLPWERRMERHSEWVERHREFHEAIVAACPGRWLFRLRSIMFDQLDRYRFVTKRAPKGLGGRKFEEHREIMAATLARDADLACALIEQHIRDTSERAIKLL; this is encoded by the coding sequence ATGATGGAACAACGGATGACTTCAGGTAATTTGGGTCCAGCCAGCAGCGCCACGTCAAAATCCGACACCTCAGGGTCGCGCGATGTGCTGACGCGTCTGCGCACCGACATCATTAGCAGTGTCTTTGAGCCCGAAACGCGGCTGAAATTTGCGGACATGACGAAGCGCTACGATGTGGGTATCGGCACGTTGCGCGAGGCCTTGTCGCAGCTGTCCTCCGAAGGTTTCGTGACGGTTGAGGCCGGAAAGGGCTTCAAGGTATCGCCGGTATCAGCCGAGGAACTTATAGAAATAACCGATCACTTCATCAGCTTTGAAAGCCGCGCCGTACGCGAAGCGATTGCCCATGGCGGCGAGGATTGGGAGGCCAATATCGTCTCCGTACATCACCGCCTGAGCCTGATCGAGGGACTGCCCTGGGAGCGGCGCATGGAACGGCATTCGGAATGGGTCGAACGCCACCGTGAATTTCACGAGGCGATCGTCGCGGCTTGCCCGGGCCGCTGGCTGTTTCGGCTTCGCTCGATCATGTTCGACCAATTGGATCGGTACCGCTTCGTGACCAAGCGGGCTCCGAAGGGGCTGGGCGGCCGTAAGTTCGAGGAACATCGCGAGATCATGGCCGCGACGCTCGCACGCGATGCAGACCTCGCCTGCGCTTTGATCGAGCAACATATCCGCGACACCTCCGAGCGAGCGATCAAATTGCTCTGA
- a CDS encoding fumarylacetoacetate hydrolase family protein, protein MKLLSFVNNGRPSWGAAVGGGILDLGAFSGGQFPDLKSFIAAGLPQDLLAAAGAPEFGFDDVELAPVIPNPAKIVMAAVNYYDDMTDHSTLPAYPVLFLRLPSSQIAHGAPLIEPRSSQKLDFEGELAVIIGREGRHIPSEKAMSHVAGYSIYNDGSVRDWQKHSHQFTPGKNFTGTGSFGPWMVEAGDLPIPQVGVSLVTRVNGVEKQRTDTSRMIFDIPYLISYISTFAPLEAGDVIVTGTCTGFGATRRPPEFLTPGDVVDVEIEGIGVLSNAVQAEA, encoded by the coding sequence ATGAAGCTGCTATCTTTCGTGAATAATGGGCGACCGTCTTGGGGGGCTGCCGTGGGCGGGGGGATCTTAGATCTTGGGGCGTTCTCTGGCGGTCAATTCCCGGATCTGAAATCCTTCATCGCCGCAGGTCTGCCGCAAGACCTCCTTGCTGCGGCGGGTGCGCCCGAGTTTGGCTTTGATGACGTCGAACTGGCGCCAGTGATCCCAAACCCGGCCAAGATCGTCATGGCGGCGGTCAATTACTATGACGACATGACGGACCACAGCACGTTGCCCGCCTATCCGGTGTTGTTCCTGCGCCTGCCGTCATCGCAAATTGCCCATGGCGCGCCTCTGATCGAACCGCGATCCTCGCAAAAACTGGATTTCGAGGGTGAGTTGGCGGTGATTATCGGGAGGGAAGGGCGGCATATTCCGTCAGAGAAGGCGATGTCACACGTCGCGGGCTATTCGATCTACAACGACGGCAGCGTGCGAGACTGGCAGAAGCACAGTCATCAATTCACGCCCGGAAAGAACTTCACCGGAACCGGCAGCTTTGGCCCCTGGATGGTAGAAGCGGGCGACCTGCCAATACCACAAGTTGGCGTATCGCTGGTGACGCGGGTAAACGGCGTTGAAAAACAGCGCACCGATACCTCCCGCATGATCTTCGATATCCCCTACCTGATCTCCTACATTTCAACTTTTGCACCGCTGGAGGCGGGTGACGTTATCGTCACGGGGACCTGCACCGGGTTCGGGGCGACGCGGCGACCGCCAGAGTTTCTGACGCCCGGCGATGTTGTCGACGTGGAGATTGAGGGGATCGGGGTCTTGTCGAACGCGGTGCAGGCCGAGGCATGA
- a CDS encoding VOC family protein, with the protein MSYLVNSMGHVQLNVVDVDALVRESRDILGLRVTREEAGCVWLSSNGRMAELVLHEAGENSMRSLGFEAVSEAAVAEAAARVTDAGCRLVSSEASLDCCAAGMRFVTPQGHTFELHSPVSTEVYGNRHASAGMGPLRIDHVNITSPEPAETRAQMETIMGMRLSERMVDDGLSWMRGANRLHHILGIVRGDTGLHHYSWEVAEFSDYCHLGDRLDTIEKNFIWGPGRHRPGDNTFAYYIDACGAMVECAGNMALINDDDRYEPNVITALKRPENVRVMNVWGEPAPLPWREHRFPWSAPAA; encoded by the coding sequence ATGAGCTACCTTGTAAACTCGATGGGGCACGTTCAGCTGAACGTCGTGGACGTCGATGCCTTGGTCCGCGAATCCCGCGACATCTTGGGTTTGCGTGTCACGCGGGAGGAGGCTGGTTGCGTCTGGCTGTCGTCCAACGGTCGCATGGCAGAGCTGGTGCTGCATGAAGCGGGCGAGAATTCGATGCGGTCGCTTGGGTTCGAGGCGGTATCCGAGGCTGCGGTTGCTGAAGCGGCCGCCCGCGTGACCGATGCAGGTTGTCGGCTTGTATCCTCCGAGGCCAGTCTTGATTGCTGTGCCGCGGGCATGCGCTTTGTCACGCCCCAGGGGCATACGTTCGAGCTTCACAGCCCCGTTTCGACCGAAGTTTATGGCAACCGCCACGCGTCAGCCGGGATGGGCCCGTTGCGCATTGATCATGTGAATATCACCTCGCCAGAACCGGCCGAAACCCGCGCCCAGATGGAGACCATCATGGGTATGCGGTTGTCGGAGCGGATGGTTGACGATGGCCTGAGCTGGATGCGGGGCGCGAACCGGCTGCATCATATCCTTGGTATCGTTCGGGGCGATACGGGCCTGCACCATTATTCGTGGGAAGTGGCAGAGTTTTCGGACTACTGCCACCTGGGCGATCGTCTGGATACGATCGAAAAGAACTTCATCTGGGGGCCGGGCCGCCACCGGCCGGGCGACAACACCTTCGCGTATTACATTGATGCCTGCGGCGCGATGGTGGAATGCGCGGGCAATATGGCGCTGATCAATGACGATGACCGGTATGAGCCCAATGTGATTACCGCGCTCAAGCGGCCCGAAAATGTGCGGGTCATGAATGTCTGGGGTGAGCCCGCGCCGCTGCCTTGGCGCGAGCATAGATTCCCATGGTCGGCGCCTGCGGCGTGA
- a CDS encoding NADPH-dependent FMN reductase, with amino-acid sequence MTTIGILEGSLRRASLSRAVARAALALVPDGVQAVALPNPGSLPLFNQDILDEGMPDAAAALIAALGNVDAVLIVTPEYNWSIPGGLKNAIDWVSRVTPTPLARKPVAIWSVSPGLLGGARVHESLRQTLHCMDMVIMAKPEVQIGGAKDKVDVEAGAIVNAETEAFLRGHLSTFDAFCKSWNRA; translated from the coding sequence GTGACAACGATTGGTATTCTTGAAGGCTCGTTGCGGCGAGCATCCTTGTCGCGCGCGGTGGCGCGCGCGGCTTTGGCCCTTGTCCCTGATGGGGTGCAGGCTGTTGCCCTGCCCAACCCCGGCAGCCTGCCCCTGTTCAACCAGGACATTCTGGATGAAGGGATGCCAGATGCTGCGGCGGCCCTGATCGCGGCGCTGGGAAACGTGGATGCCGTTCTGATCGTGACACCTGAATACAATTGGTCAATTCCGGGCGGCCTGAAGAATGCCATCGATTGGGTGTCACGCGTGACACCCACGCCCCTGGCGCGCAAACCCGTGGCGATCTGGAGCGTGTCTCCGGGGCTGCTCGGTGGGGCGCGTGTTCATGAGAGCCTGCGCCAGACGCTGCACTGCATGGATATGGTCATCATGGCCAAGCCCGAGGTGCAGATCGGGGGCGCCAAGGACAAGGTGGATGTGGAGGCCGGCGCGATTGTAAACGCCGAAACCGAGGCCTTCCTGCGCGGGCACCTTTCTACTTTCGATGCATTTTGCAAGTCATGGAACCGCGCCTGA
- a CDS encoding alpha/beta hydrolase — translation MEHPLTFMSDGLKLSGVLHVPEERKPGQRLPTFIVLHGFVGTKDKSHVELLARMIEGMGYCVFRIDFRGCGQSEGARGEVRCFDQVADTRNALTFIAEREEVDNDRIGVTGHSFGAAVAIFAGGVDLRVACVLSLCGWGDGERKFRGQHPTPEAWAKFTRILDEGRRHRAETGESMWVSRFDVVPIPEELRKNLSPHAQFEVPVETAISMYHFRADDVVADIAPRPLLLFHTAGDVITPMEQSISLFQKAGANAELMIPTGMSHFPLSDEDAPHTRALIAAWLQKFFPTPLSAGA, via the coding sequence ATGGAACATCCGCTCACGTTCATGTCCGATGGCCTGAAGCTGTCCGGCGTCTTGCATGTGCCCGAAGAACGCAAACCCGGTCAGCGTTTGCCGACCTTCATCGTTTTGCACGGCTTCGTGGGGACCAAGGACAAGTCCCATGTCGAACTGCTTGCGCGCATGATCGAGGGGATGGGTTATTGCGTGTTTCGTATCGATTTTCGCGGCTGTGGTCAGAGTGAGGGCGCGCGCGGCGAGGTGCGGTGCTTTGACCAGGTGGCCGATACCCGCAACGCGCTGACGTTCATCGCCGAACGTGAAGAGGTCGACAACGACCGCATCGGTGTGACCGGGCACAGCTTCGGCGCGGCGGTGGCGATCTTTGCGGGCGGCGTAGACCTGCGTGTGGCCTGTGTTCTGTCGCTTTGCGGCTGGGGTGACGGCGAACGGAAATTCCGGGGCCAGCATCCCACGCCCGAGGCCTGGGCCAAGTTCACCCGCATCCTTGACGAAGGCCGCCGCCACCGCGCTGAAACAGGCGAAAGCATGTGGGTATCGCGTTTTGACGTGGTCCCAATCCCCGAGGAATTGCGCAAGAACCTGTCGCCTCACGCGCAATTCGAGGTTCCCGTCGAAACCGCGATCAGCATGTATCATTTTCGCGCCGACGATGTCGTGGCCGACATCGCCCCGCGTCCGTTGTTGCTGTTCCATACGGCGGGTGACGTGATCACCCCGATGGAACAATCCATCAGCCTGTTCCAGAAGGCGGGCGCCAATGCGGAACTGATGATCCCGACCGGCATGTCGCACTTTCCGCTGTCCGACGAAGACGCGCCGCACACCCGTGCGCTGATCGCGGCATGGCTGCAGAAGTTCTTCCCCACGCCGTTGAGCGCGGGCGCATGA
- a CDS encoding Ldh family oxidoreductase, translating into MAAEVLPHAVERGRMTRFRFQDLKDYAAALLYATGYAPDHAERTADILVWANARGADSHGVLRIPRYGEMVETGMIDAGAAPSVVSQEGAVAVVDAARAPGSSAMVVAMDTAVDIASRLGIGWCSARNITHAGAVGYFALRAAERGYLGIVMTASGPLMAYHGARVAGLSTNPISIAVPGRGFPLLLDMSTSTVALGKIMHAKDAGTPIPEGWAIDAAGAPVTDPAKISTLTPLGGPKGSGLSLMIEVLSSVLISNPVISSALSGGKGAMNGAALAIRVGAFADPDVFAMQIAELASSLKALPKAPGTDEILMPGERGFRLAAERQVSGIPIAQGTLNRLAAMADKLGVAAPITLPPP; encoded by the coding sequence ATGGCTGCAGAAGTTCTTCCCCACGCCGTTGAGCGCGGGCGCATGACGCGGTTTCGCTTTCAGGATCTGAAGGACTATGCCGCAGCGCTGCTGTACGCGACGGGCTATGCGCCCGATCACGCAGAGCGCACGGCCGATATTCTGGTCTGGGCGAATGCCCGTGGCGCGGATTCCCATGGTGTCTTGCGCATTCCGCGCTACGGCGAAATGGTTGAAACCGGGATGATCGACGCAGGGGCTGCCCCGTCCGTGGTGTCACAAGAAGGCGCGGTTGCGGTGGTAGATGCCGCGCGCGCGCCGGGATCTTCGGCGATGGTCGTCGCCATGGATACGGCGGTGGACATCGCCAGCCGCCTTGGCATTGGCTGGTGTTCGGCGCGGAACATAACCCATGCCGGGGCCGTGGGATATTTCGCGCTGCGGGCCGCTGAACGCGGGTATCTGGGCATCGTGATGACCGCTTCCGGTCCTTTGATGGCTTATCATGGCGCGCGGGTTGCGGGTCTTTCGACAAACCCCATTTCGATTGCTGTGCCAGGGCGTGGCTTTCCCCTGCTGCTGGATATGTCGACCTCGACGGTGGCCTTGGGCAAGATCATGCATGCCAAGGATGCGGGCACGCCGATCCCGGAAGGATGGGCGATCGACGCAGCGGGCGCGCCAGTGACTGATCCGGCGAAAATCTCAACCCTGACCCCCCTTGGTGGTCCCAAGGGGTCGGGCTTGTCCCTCATGATCGAGGTTCTGTCCAGCGTTCTGATCTCCAATCCGGTGATCTCCAGCGCCCTTTCGGGAGGAAAGGGCGCGATGAATGGTGCGGCGTTGGCCATCAGGGTCGGGGCTTTTGCCGATCCCGACGTCTTTGCCATGCAGATCGCTGAACTGGCCAGCAGCCTCAAGGCCCTGCCGAAAGCGCCCGGCACGGATGAGATCCTGATGCCCGGCGAGCGTGGGTTTCGCCTGGCGGCAGAGCGGCAAGTTTCGGGCATTCCGATCGCGCAGGGCACGCTGAACCGGCTGGCCGCGATGGCGGACAAGTTGGGCGTTGCGGCACCAATCACTTTGCCACCGCCGTAG
- a CDS encoding tripartite tricarboxylate transporter TctB family protein encodes MQGTDQDQPSIARRALSGGVLLLIGVIMLAVAWDYPVGRLTQMGPGFIPRIIGFVICVLAIAIIAMDVTAPTVARVGKTHWRGLIFVSVGILIFAAFVDVVGLVPSMFLAVAVSMFADDDARPLSVVVYASLTTFGGWLLFLVALELPIPAFWR; translated from the coding sequence ATGCAGGGCACAGATCAAGACCAGCCATCCATCGCACGGCGTGCCCTGAGCGGCGGTGTTCTCCTGTTGATCGGGGTGATCATGCTGGCTGTGGCATGGGACTACCCTGTCGGTCGCCTGACCCAAATGGGTCCGGGCTTCATTCCGCGCATCATCGGCTTTGTGATCTGTGTCCTGGCCATTGCGATCATTGCCATGGATGTGACGGCCCCGACGGTGGCGCGTGTCGGCAAGACGCATTGGCGCGGTCTGATCTTCGTCTCGGTGGGCATCCTCATTTTCGCGGCTTTCGTGGATGTTGTGGGCCTTGTCCCCTCCATGTTCCTTGCGGTTGCCGTCTCGATGTTCGCGGATGACGATGCCCGCCCGCTGAGCGTGGTGGTCTATGCATCGCTGACGACGTTCGGCGGCTGGCTCTTGTTTCTCGTGGCCCTCGAACTGCCGATTCCGGCGTTCTGGAGATAG
- a CDS encoding tripartite tricarboxylate transporter permease: MIDQFLLGLSVVMQPHILMYAFIGVFIGQLIGVLPGVGAITAISLLLPVTFYLDATTSMIMLGGIYYGSQYGGSIASILLNLPGTPSSVVTCLEGYPLSQNNRAGLALFVAAFSSFVGGMVGVAILVLAAIPMTIIALRFGAPEYAMLVILGLLAASLIGTGSQIRSFAMVVMGVALGLVGADQTTGYYRFVAMPELADGISLVSLAMGLFGVSEIIRNAAYKSPAGPALSIRMRDVIPTKAEARSLVFPILRGSSIGSFFGALPGTGAAIASFMAYAMEKRFSRTPEKFGKGHLPGLAAPESANNAAAQTGFIPTLTLGIPGDAVMALIIGALILNGIIPGPRLMVDQPELFWGVIASFFVGNIILLLINIPLIRLWVLLLRIPYQKLYPVIIVMICVGVYSHRTSVTDVVLTLAFGVLGYLMKNYRFEPAPVLLGFVLGPLLEDNFRRAMLIYRGDFMIFLTRPISAILVACSVGLVVFAIWSGISARRKNVRSLP; encoded by the coding sequence ATGATTGATCAGTTCCTCCTTGGTCTCAGCGTCGTCATGCAACCGCATATCTTGATGTATGCATTCATCGGCGTCTTCATCGGCCAACTGATCGGGGTCTTGCCGGGCGTTGGGGCAATCACGGCAATTTCGTTGTTGCTGCCGGTGACCTTCTACCTCGATGCGACCACGTCGATGATCATGCTGGGCGGAATCTATTACGGGTCGCAATATGGTGGGTCGATCGCCTCGATCCTGCTCAACCTGCCGGGCACACCGTCATCGGTTGTGACATGCCTCGAAGGCTATCCGCTGTCGCAAAACAACCGCGCGGGACTGGCGTTGTTCGTGGCGGCGTTTTCCTCGTTCGTCGGGGGCATGGTGGGTGTCGCCATTCTGGTTCTGGCGGCAATCCCGATGACGATAATCGCCCTGCGTTTCGGGGCGCCGGAATATGCGATGCTGGTCATCCTTGGGTTGCTCGCGGCCTCGCTGATCGGAACCGGGTCGCAAATCCGGTCATTTGCCATGGTGGTCATGGGGGTCGCGCTGGGGCTTGTCGGCGCCGATCAGACGACTGGCTATTACCGCTTTGTGGCGATGCCCGAATTGGCCGATGGGATCAGCCTTGTGTCGCTCGCCATGGGGCTGTTTGGTGTCAGCGAGATCATCCGCAACGCCGCCTACAAAAGCCCGGCGGGTCCCGCCCTGTCGATCAGGATGCGCGATGTCATTCCGACCAAGGCCGAGGCGCGATCTTTGGTATTTCCGATCCTGCGCGGGTCCAGCATCGGCAGCTTCTTCGGCGCTTTGCCGGGGACAGGCGCCGCCATCGCGTCCTTCATGGCTTATGCGATGGAAAAGCGGTTTTCCCGCACGCCCGAGAAATTCGGAAAAGGGCACCTGCCGGGCCTTGCCGCGCCGGAATCCGCCAATAACGCCGCTGCGCAGACAGGGTTCATCCCGACGCTTACACTGGGGATCCCGGGCGATGCGGTCATGGCGCTGATCATTGGCGCGCTGATCTTGAACGGCATCATCCCGGGACCCCGTCTGATGGTCGATCAACCGGAATTGTTCTGGGGCGTCATCGCCAGCTTTTTTGTCGGCAATATCATCTTGCTGCTGATCAACATTCCGCTGATCAGGCTTTGGGTTTTGTTGCTGCGTATTCCCTACCAGAAGCTCTATCCGGTGATTATCGTGATGATCTGCGTGGGCGTTTATTCGCACCGTACCAGTGTCACCGATGTCGTTCTGACGCTGGCCTTTGGTGTCCTGGGGTATCTGATGAAGAACTACCGCTTCGAGCCGGCGCCTGTGCTGCTTGGCTTTGTTCTTGGCCCGCTGCTCGAGGACAATTTCCGCCGCGCCATGTTGATCTATCGTGGCGACTTCATGATTTTTCTGACCCGCCCCATCAGTGCGATCCTGGTCGCGTGTTCGGTGGGGCTGGTCGTGTTTGCAATTTGGTCGGGCATCAGTGCCAGACGAAAAAACGTCCGGTCGCTACCATGA
- a CDS encoding Bug family tripartite tricarboxylate transporter substrate binding protein, whose product MIRNLLVALPLTLALAAPSLAQEFPDRAMRIVHGFGAGGNADSVSRIMAEAISVDLGEPVVVESRPGAGGTVASGYVAGEAPDGYTMQLLVGGHAVSAALYNELPYDSVSDFTFLSTLGQFPFFVAARAGEYESIAALIAAARAEPGSIVVGHSGVGSTQNLTGELLDLQTGGEFIHVPYQGGAAASTALMGGEVDLIIDAGTVITGQADAGVFDILAVTSAERWPDAPDVPTLSETVAPGFDVVSWTALGAPAGVPDDVVAVLSASIANALAQPDVQERITALGAAPGGSTGAELQALIERQIAVWTEVIDAAGIERR is encoded by the coding sequence ATGATCCGGAACCTACTCGTCGCTCTGCCGCTGACTTTGGCGCTGGCCGCGCCGTCACTTGCACAAGAGTTCCCCGACCGCGCAATGCGGATTGTTCACGGCTTTGGCGCCGGCGGCAATGCCGATTCTGTGTCCCGCATCATGGCCGAGGCGATCTCGGTTGATCTGGGCGAACCTGTTGTCGTGGAATCGCGCCCCGGCGCGGGTGGCACCGTGGCTTCGGGCTATGTCGCGGGCGAAGCGCCTGATGGCTACACGATGCAACTTCTTGTCGGCGGACATGCCGTCTCGGCAGCGCTCTACAATGAATTGCCCTACGATTCGGTGAGTGATTTCACATTCCTGTCCACCTTGGGGCAGTTCCCATTCTTCGTCGCCGCGCGCGCCGGGGAATACGAATCCATCGCGGCCCTGATTGCGGCAGCCCGCGCTGAACCCGGCAGCATCGTGGTCGGCCATTCCGGCGTCGGTTCGACCCAGAACCTGACCGGGGAGCTTCTGGACCTTCAAACAGGGGGCGAGTTCATCCATGTGCCCTACCAAGGCGGGGCCGCAGCCTCTACCGCATTGATGGGAGGTGAGGTGGATCTGATCATCGACGCGGGCACTGTCATCACCGGTCAGGCCGACGCGGGCGTTTTTGACATTCTTGCCGTCACTTCGGCTGAGCGCTGGCCCGATGCACCCGATGTCCCGACCCTGAGCGAAACCGTTGCTCCGGGTTTTGACGTGGTGTCTTGGACCGCATTGGGTGCACCTGCGGGCGTGCCGGACGATGTTGTCGCGGTCCTGTCTGCCTCGATTGCGAATGCACTTGCGCAGCCCGACGTTCAGGAACGTATCACAGCCCTCGGTGCTGCACCGGGCGGCTCCACCGGTGCAGAGTTGCAGGCGTTGATCGAACGTCAGATCGCCGTCTGGACCGAAGTGATTGATGCGGCCGGCATCGAACGTCGCTAA
- a CDS encoding YciI family protein, which translates to MTAKTPEELYATMLRRSLWVITTRPARGPGMHDVLPAHLDYQIAMERDGSLFGAGPIFENGGTVPTGGMVIVRAEDEAAARALADADPFHVARLRQYTLHRWMLNEGAMTVTVRYSDQTAVIS; encoded by the coding sequence ATGACAGCGAAAACCCCAGAAGAGCTTTACGCCACCATGTTGCGCCGGTCGCTTTGGGTGATCACGACGCGGCCGGCCCGAGGCCCCGGCATGCACGATGTCCTGCCCGCGCATCTGGACTATCAGATCGCAATGGAGCGTGATGGATCCCTGTTTGGCGCCGGTCCGATTTTTGAGAATGGTGGCACGGTTCCGACCGGCGGTATGGTCATCGTGCGGGCCGAAGATGAGGCCGCCGCCCGGGCCCTGGCCGACGCCGATCCGTTTCATGTGGCAAGATTGCGCCAGTACACGCTGCACCGCTGGATGCTGAACGAAGGCGCGATGACCGTGACTGTCCGATATTCCGATCAGACCGCCGTCATCAGCTGA
- a CDS encoding NIPSNAP family protein: protein MIYEMRVYSCVPGGMPALLQRFETTTLRIWERIGLRPAGFFTTLVGPSNQDLTYFLAWESLEERERLWNTFASDPEWVAARAAHQQTHGEVVANIASSFLAPTAFSTIR, encoded by the coding sequence ATGATCTATGAGATGCGCGTCTATTCCTGCGTCCCGGGCGGTATGCCCGCACTGTTGCAGCGGTTCGAGACCACGACGCTGCGGATATGGGAGCGGATCGGACTGCGACCGGCGGGCTTTTTCACCACCCTGGTCGGCCCCTCGAACCAAGACCTGACCTACTTTCTGGCATGGGAGTCCCTTGAGGAACGCGAGCGGCTTTGGAACACCTTCGCCAGCGATCCCGAATGGGTCGCCGCGCGCGCGGCACACCAGCAGACGCATGGAGAAGTCGTGGCCAATATCGCGTCCAGCTTCCTCGCCCCAACCGCCTTTTCCACCATACGATAG
- a CDS encoding tellurite resistance TerB family protein, protein MFDARQLVDQVMGALSSDGRANGAGSAGQGKASGGAGQLMTGALAGGVLGMLAGNKRARKFATKSAGTALKLGGLAAVAAIGYTAWQRSRGAASAPLQLPPAESGFAPEQTPLGQDMLARGVLVAMIQGAKADGHIDASEHARIFQQIESLELDAEAKAFVMDELGAPQDVGRVSAYSSSPEVAAELYAAALLAMDPDTPQERQFLTRLQGALGLDAALADHLEAAVSAELQG, encoded by the coding sequence ATGTTCGATGCGCGCCAGCTTGTGGATCAGGTCATGGGTGCTTTGTCATCCGACGGACGCGCGAATGGCGCGGGCAGTGCAGGGCAAGGCAAAGCGTCGGGCGGCGCGGGGCAGCTCATGACAGGCGCGCTTGCGGGCGGCGTGTTGGGTATGCTGGCGGGCAACAAGCGCGCCCGCAAATTTGCGACCAAATCTGCGGGAACCGCGCTGAAACTCGGCGGTCTCGCAGCCGTTGCGGCAATTGGCTATACAGCGTGGCAGCGGTCTCGTGGCGCGGCAAGCGCGCCTCTGCAACTGCCCCCCGCTGAAAGCGGTTTTGCCCCCGAACAGACCCCTCTCGGGCAGGATATGCTGGCGCGCGGTGTTCTGGTCGCGATGATCCAGGGCGCGAAGGCCGATGGGCATATCGACGCAAGCGAACATGCACGGATCTTCCAGCAGATCGAGTCGCTGGAACTGGATGCCGAGGCCAAGGCCTTCGTGATGGATGAGTTGGGCGCCCCACAAGACGTTGGCCGCGTGTCCGCCTATTCCAGCTCACCTGAAGTTGCGGCAGAGCTTTACGCGGCGGCGCTGCTGGCGATGGACCCCGACACCCCTCAGGAGCGGCAGTTTTTGACCCGGCTGCAAGGCGCGCTTGGTCTGGATGCGGCACTTGCGGACCATCTTGAGGCCGCTGTCAGCGCCGAATTACAGGGCTAA